One bacterium genomic window carries:
- a CDS encoding efflux RND transporter permease subunit — MVRSLIEFCARNKTVVIIATIFACLGAWYSLNNIPLDAIPDLSDVQVILWTEWMGRSPDLVEDQVTYPIVTSLLAAPKVTAVRGYSMFGMSFVYVLFEDGTDIYWARSRVLEYLKQIEGSLPEGVSPQIGPDASSVGWVFQYALVDTSGRHDLAEMRTFQDFTLKYALATVPGVAEVASIGGYQKQYQVEVDPDRLRAYDLTIGDVARAIRASNNDVGGRVVEMSGREYYIRGLGYIEDLEALRQVGLGVSPTGVPIRVADVARVTYGPDIRRGVGDFDGIGEAVGGIVVMRYGENALDVIGRVKAKIAEMTPSFPPGVELKTVYDRSGLINRSIQTLKSTLIEEGIAVAAVIIVFLLHFGSSLVPIITIPIVVGLAFIPMHLLGIGSNIMSLAGIAIAIGDLVDGSIVMVENAHKKLERATARTDRRRVLIEAAKEVGPSVFYALLIITVAFLPIFALTGQAGRLFHPLAYTKTFVMFFGAMIAITLVPALMMLFVRGRIHHEREHPVSRFLIRLYKPFVYVALRNPKTTIAIGVAAIISAVPMIPQIGSEFMPPLNEGDILYMPTTFPNISVEEAKNYMQFQDRVIRSFPEVVAVYGKAGRAETPTDPAPLSMLETVVQLKPPEEWRAIEVERWYSRSAPEFVKPALRLIWPETRTITWEELVAEFDKAMNMPGWTNAWTMPIKTRIDMLSTGIRTPIGVKIFGDDLAEIERIGQELERTLSPIPATRSVFSERNTGGYFVDIVPDRTAIARYGLTMRDVQDVIEAAIGGMPIEVTVEGRARFSVNVRYPRDLRQNVERLKGVLVPLPTAAGPAAAGMGGMSALPEPEPPLLASLDLEGIYNPWATPSFQMGGMGGGGSASGSGASGPAAMSVPTPGSSTPSASPAPTGTGYRFELPAGRAHIPLGQIADVRIAAGPPMIKNEAGMLVGYVFVDIDQSRRDIGGYVQDAKKAVAEKVTIPAGYYLKWTGQYELLEAMARRMQIVVPITLLLIIILLYLNFRNFTETLIVLASVPFALVGSIWLMYALDYNFSTATWVGIIALVGIATETGIVMILYLDQAYERRRAAGKIRDLNDIIWAHMEGTVMRVRPKLMTVMVNIIGLAPVLWATGTGSDVMRRIAAPLVGGLITSTFLTLEVIPVVYTYWRLWQIKHNKSDGPARPV; from the coding sequence ATGGTCCGCTCGCTGATTGAATTCTGTGCGCGCAACAAGACGGTGGTGATCATTGCCACGATCTTCGCCTGTCTGGGCGCATGGTATTCGCTGAACAACATTCCCCTCGACGCCATCCCCGACCTGTCGGATGTGCAGGTCATCCTGTGGACCGAGTGGATGGGGCGCAGCCCCGACCTGGTCGAAGACCAGGTGACTTATCCGATTGTAACCTCGCTTCTGGCGGCGCCCAAAGTGACCGCGGTGCGCGGGTACTCAATGTTCGGGATGTCGTTTGTCTATGTCCTCTTCGAGGACGGCACCGACATCTACTGGGCGCGCAGCCGGGTGTTGGAGTACCTCAAGCAGATCGAAGGGTCTCTCCCGGAGGGCGTTTCGCCGCAGATTGGCCCCGATGCCAGTTCGGTCGGTTGGGTTTTCCAGTATGCGCTGGTCGACACCAGCGGACGCCACGATCTGGCGGAGATGCGGACCTTCCAGGACTTCACGTTGAAGTACGCCCTGGCGACGGTGCCCGGGGTGGCCGAGGTCGCCTCGATCGGCGGCTATCAAAAGCAGTACCAGGTCGAGGTCGATCCCGACCGCCTGCGCGCCTACGATCTCACCATCGGCGACGTGGCGCGCGCCATCCGCGCCAGCAACAACGACGTCGGCGGCCGTGTGGTCGAGATGTCGGGGCGCGAGTATTACATCCGCGGACTCGGTTACATCGAGGATCTCGAGGCGCTGCGTCAGGTCGGACTGGGCGTCTCCCCGACCGGCGTCCCGATTCGGGTGGCCGATGTGGCGCGGGTGACCTACGGGCCCGACATCCGGCGCGGGGTTGGCGACTTCGACGGCATCGGCGAAGCGGTCGGCGGGATCGTGGTGATGCGCTATGGCGAAAACGCGCTCGACGTCATCGGCCGGGTCAAGGCCAAGATCGCCGAAATGACGCCGTCGTTTCCGCCCGGGGTCGAATTGAAGACCGTTTATGATCGCAGCGGTCTGATCAATCGCTCCATCCAGACGCTCAAGTCCACGCTCATCGAGGAAGGCATCGCGGTCGCGGCCGTCATCATCGTCTTCCTGCTGCACTTCGGCAGTTCGCTGGTGCCGATCATCACGATTCCGATCGTGGTGGGGCTGGCGTTCATCCCGATGCACCTGTTGGGCATCGGCTCGAACATCATGAGTCTGGCGGGGATCGCGATCGCCATCGGCGATCTGGTCGACGGCAGCATCGTGATGGTGGAAAACGCGCACAAGAAACTCGAGCGCGCCACCGCGCGCACCGACCGTCGACGCGTCCTCATCGAAGCGGCCAAGGAGGTCGGCCCGTCGGTGTTCTACGCGCTTTTGATCATCACCGTGGCCTTCCTGCCGATCTTCGCGCTCACCGGCCAGGCGGGGCGGCTGTTTCACCCGCTGGCGTATACGAAGACCTTCGTCATGTTCTTCGGGGCGATGATCGCCATCACGCTGGTGCCGGCGCTGATGATGCTGTTTGTGCGCGGACGGATTCATCACGAGCGCGAGCATCCGGTCTCGCGGTTTCTGATCCGTCTCTACAAGCCGTTTGTCTACGTCGCGCTGCGCAATCCGAAGACGACCATCGCCATCGGCGTGGCGGCGATCATCTCGGCCGTCCCGATGATCCCGCAGATCGGCTCGGAGTTCATGCCGCCGCTTAACGAGGGCGACATCCTCTACATGCCGACCACCTTCCCGAACATCTCGGTGGAGGAGGCGAAGAACTACATGCAGTTCCAGGATCGGGTGATCCGGTCGTTTCCCGAGGTGGTCGCTGTCTACGGCAAGGCGGGGCGCGCCGAGACCCCGACCGACCCGGCGCCGCTGTCGATGCTGGAAACCGTGGTGCAGCTCAAACCGCCCGAGGAGTGGCGGGCAATCGAGGTCGAACGCTGGTATTCGCGTTCGGCGCCGGAGTTCGTCAAGCCGGCGCTGCGGCTCATCTGGCCGGAGACACGCACCATCACCTGGGAGGAGCTGGTCGCCGAGTTCGACAAGGCAATGAACATGCCGGGATGGACCAACGCCTGGACGATGCCGATCAAGACCCGCATCGACATGCTCTCCACCGGCATTCGCACCCCGATCGGGGTGAAGATCTTCGGGGATGACCTGGCCGAAATCGAACGCATCGGACAGGAATTGGAACGGACCCTCTCCCCCATCCCGGCGACGCGCAGTGTCTTTTCCGAGCGCAACACGGGCGGATACTTTGTCGACATCGTGCCCGACCGCACGGCGATCGCGCGTTATGGCCTCACCATGCGCGATGTGCAGGATGTGATCGAAGCGGCGATCGGCGGCATGCCGATCGAGGTGACGGTCGAGGGACGGGCGCGGTTTTCGGTGAACGTGCGCTATCCGCGCGATCTGCGGCAGAATGTCGAGCGGCTCAAGGGGGTGCTGGTGCCGTTGCCGACGGCGGCGGGACCCGCGGCCGCCGGCATGGGCGGGATGAGCGCGTTGCCCGAACCGGAGCCGCCGCTTTTGGCGTCGCTGGATTTGGAGGGGATTTACAACCCGTGGGCGACGCCCTCGTTCCAGATGGGCGGCATGGGCGGCGGCGGCTCTGCGTCCGGGAGTGGCGCGTCCGGGCCCGCCGCCATGAGCGTGCCGACGCCGGGATCCTCGACGCCGTCTGCCTCCCCCGCGCCGACCGGCACCGGTTACCGGTTCGAACTGCCGGCGGGGCGCGCGCACATTCCCCTTGGCCAGATCGCCGATGTCCGGATCGCCGCCGGGCCGCCGATGATCAAAAACGAGGCGGGCATGCTGGTCGGGTATGTCTTTGTCGACATCGATCAGAGCCGCCGCGACATCGGCGGGTATGTGCAGGATGCCAAGAAGGCGGTCGCGGAGAAGGTCACGATTCCCGCCGGCTACTACCTCAAGTGGACCGGGCAGTATGAACTGCTCGAGGCGATGGCACGGCGCATGCAGATTGTCGTGCCGATCACATTGCTGCTGATCATCATCCTGCTCTACCTGAACTTCCGCAACTTCACCGAGACGTTGATCGTGCTCGCGTCGGTGCCGTTTGCGTTGGTCGGGTCGATCTGGCTCATGTACGCGCTCGACTACAACTTTTCGACCGCCACCTGGGTGGGAATCATCGCGCTGGTGGGGATTGCGACCGAGACGGGGATTGTGATGATCCTCTATCTCGACCAGGCCTATGAGCGCCGCAGGGCGGCGGGGAAAATCCGCGACCTCAACGACATCATCTGGGCGCACATGGAAGGCACGGTGATGCGGGTGCGTCCCAAGCTGATGACGGTGATGGTCAACATCATCGGGCTGGCGCCGGTGCTGTGGGCGACCGGGACGGGTTCGGATGTGATGCGCAGGATTGCCGCGCCGCTGGTCGGCGGGCTGATCACGTCGACGTTCCTGACGCTGGAGGTGATTCCGGTGGTGTACACATACTGGCGGCTTTGGCAAATCAAACACAATAAGAGCGATGGGCCCGCGCGGCCTGTCTAA
- a CDS encoding efflux RND transporter periplasmic adaptor subunit: protein MNPHDDLELEPMPEGVEEAPPLTHTMAVVRWILFGGMCLFAAVMVLGYFGVTPWASDGAGGQQYHCPMHPTYISNQPGDCPICGMKLVPINDAAGASDHMATDGDNAWMRETKAHHGQYGCPMDPDVVSDTAGRCPVCRMFLVQVDTTKLAATTTESNVPGLVPVMLAPQRLQLIGLKTAPATRRVISDGVRLAGYVTPDETTLAEVQLRTSGWVQELYVNETGQRVEKGEPLLAIYSPELYQAWQDYQVARRAEQIASDTLMKAIKREVTEAAERRLRFLGLSELEIGQGATNGSLLVLRSPFTGYVLDKPVQAGQYVGPGQTLLAIADLRRVWIIAEAYERDLDRVRVGDSAQVTFNGESFAGTVSFVYPTLSPDTRTVRVRIEVANPGLRLRPGMYADVRIAGGGEPALAVPADAVLDGGQTQYVFVVHDGTHFVPRRVTVGRRGDDFIEIRQGLSDGDIVVTSANFLIDSESRLQAAISGMGTVDSATAPPAHQH from the coding sequence ATGAACCCCCATGACGATCTCGAGCTGGAACCGATGCCGGAGGGTGTCGAAGAGGCGCCGCCGCTGACCCACACCATGGCGGTGGTCCGCTGGATTCTCTTCGGCGGGATGTGCCTGTTTGCCGCGGTGATGGTGCTGGGATACTTCGGCGTCACGCCCTGGGCCTCCGACGGCGCCGGCGGGCAGCAGTATCACTGCCCGATGCATCCCACCTACATCAGCAATCAACCCGGCGACTGCCCGATCTGCGGCATGAAGCTGGTGCCGATCAACGACGCCGCGGGCGCATCGGATCACATGGCCACCGACGGCGACAACGCCTGGATGCGCGAGACAAAGGCGCACCACGGGCAGTACGGCTGTCCGATGGACCCGGACGTGGTCTCCGATACGGCGGGACGGTGCCCGGTCTGCCGCATGTTTTTGGTTCAGGTGGACACCACCAAGCTGGCGGCGACGACGACGGAATCGAACGTGCCCGGGCTGGTGCCGGTGATGCTGGCGCCGCAACGGCTGCAACTGATCGGCCTGAAGACCGCCCCGGCGACGCGCCGGGTGATCAGCGACGGGGTCCGTCTGGCGGGGTATGTCACACCGGACGAGACCACGCTCGCCGAAGTGCAATTACGGACATCGGGCTGGGTCCAGGAATTGTATGTGAATGAGACCGGACAGCGCGTTGAGAAGGGCGAGCCGCTGCTGGCCATTTACAGTCCCGAGCTGTATCAGGCCTGGCAGGATTATCAGGTGGCGCGTCGCGCCGAGCAAATCGCCTCCGATACGCTGATGAAGGCGATCAAGCGCGAGGTGACCGAAGCGGCCGAGCGGCGGCTGCGGTTTCTCGGTTTAAGCGAACTGGAAATCGGCCAGGGCGCCACAAACGGATCGTTGCTGGTGTTGCGCAGTCCGTTCACCGGCTATGTCCTCGACAAACCGGTGCAGGCCGGGCAGTATGTCGGGCCGGGACAAACGCTTCTGGCCATCGCCGATCTGCGGCGCGTCTGGATCATCGCCGAAGCGTATGAACGCGATCTCGACCGGGTGCGCGTCGGCGACTCGGCACAAGTGACCTTCAACGGCGAGTCGTTTGCGGGCACGGTGTCGTTTGTGTACCCGACGCTGTCGCCGGATACGCGCACGGTGCGTGTGCGCATCGAAGTCGCCAACCCCGGGCTGCGGCTGCGTCCGGGGATGTACGCCGACGTGCGGATTGCCGGCGGCGGCGAACCGGCGCTGGCCGTGCCCGCCGATGCGGTGCTCGACGGCGGGCAGACGCAGTATGTCTTTGTCGTGCACGACGGCACGCACTTTGTGCCCCGTCGGGTGACGGTCGGACGGCGCGGCGACGATTTCATCGAGATTCGTCAGGGACTGTCCGACGGCGACATCGTGGTCACCAGCGCCAACTTCCTGATCGACTCGGAGTCGCGTCTGCAGGCGGCGATCTCCGGCATGGGGACGGTCGATTCGGCCACCGCGCCACCGGCGCACCAGCATTAG
- the miaB gene encoding tRNA (N6-isopentenyl adenosine(37)-C2)-methylthiotransferase MiaB, with amino-acid sequence MPDTSAIPASCVDSAPRTHLRGAASPDAHTLVCLQTFGCQMNEYDSELVGSLLQDRGFAFTADERQADVILFNTCAIRETAHTRIYARLGELKQEKKTRPGLSVGILGCMAQNLKEEILLRFPVVDFICGPDAYRQLPELIARARALRERSTAIDLSEYETYEDIAPTRVEGVNAWIAIMRGCDNFCTFCVVPYTRGRERSRDPRGIVEETRRLADAGYRQVTLLGQNVNSYAHPDADFATLMRRVADVPGIARVRFTSPHPKDFPETLLHAIAEHPHICKQIHLPLQAGSERILRKMNRGYTPDEYCRLVDRIRSIIPDVALSTDLICGFCGETDEEFAATERLVRGIEFDSAFTFKYSQRVGTIAAKLWEDDVPDAVKSERVTRLVELQKDISLAKHRRMIGRAVRVLIEGESRKNAAEWRARTDANTIVVFADPSQQVGQFCDVRITDATPNTLIGTPAC; translated from the coding sequence ATGCCTGACACCTCGGCCATTCCCGCATCCTGCGTCGATTCCGCGCCGCGCACACACCTGCGCGGCGCGGCGTCGCCGGATGCCCACACGCTCGTCTGCCTGCAGACATTCGGCTGCCAGATGAACGAGTACGATTCCGAACTGGTCGGCTCGCTGTTGCAGGACCGCGGCTTTGCCTTCACCGCCGACGAGCGACAAGCCGATGTCATCCTGTTCAACACCTGCGCCATCCGCGAAACCGCCCACACCCGCATCTATGCGCGTCTGGGCGAACTGAAGCAGGAGAAGAAAACCCGTCCCGGGCTGAGCGTCGGCATCCTCGGCTGCATGGCGCAAAACCTCAAGGAAGAGATTCTCCTGCGGTTCCCGGTGGTCGATTTCATCTGCGGGCCCGACGCCTACCGTCAATTGCCGGAGTTGATCGCGCGCGCGCGCGCGCTGCGTGAACGCTCCACCGCCATCGACCTCTCGGAATACGAGACCTATGAGGACATCGCGCCGACCCGCGTCGAGGGCGTCAACGCCTGGATCGCCATCATGCGCGGCTGCGACAACTTCTGCACCTTTTGCGTGGTCCCCTACACCCGCGGCCGCGAACGCTCGCGCGATCCGCGCGGGATCGTCGAGGAGACCCGCCGTCTCGCCGACGCCGGCTACCGGCAGGTCACCTTGCTCGGGCAGAATGTCAACTCGTATGCCCATCCCGATGCCGACTTCGCCACCCTGATGCGCCGCGTCGCCGACGTGCCGGGCATCGCGCGGGTGCGCTTCACCTCGCCGCACCCGAAGGACTTTCCCGAGACGCTGCTGCACGCCATCGCCGAGCACCCGCACATCTGCAAGCAGATCCATCTGCCCTTGCAGGCCGGTTCCGAGCGCATCCTCAGGAAGATGAATCGCGGCTACACGCCCGATGAGTATTGCCGCCTGGTCGATCGGATCCGGAGCATCATCCCCGACGTCGCCCTGTCCACCGACCTGATCTGCGGTTTCTGCGGCGAGACCGACGAGGAATTCGCCGCGACCGAACGGCTGGTGCGCGGCATCGAGTTCGACTCGGCCTTCACCTTCAAGTACTCGCAACGCGTCGGCACCATCGCCGCCAAATTGTGGGAGGATGATGTCCCCGACGCGGTTAAATCCGAACGTGTCACCCGTCTGGTCGAACTGCAGAAAGACATCTCGCTTGCGAAGCACCGCCGCATGATCGGACGCGCCGTCCGAGTGCTCATCGAAGGCGAGAGCCGCAAGAACGCCGCCGAGTGGCGCGCCCGCACCGATGCCAACACCATCGTCGTCTTTGCCGACCCGTCACAGCAGGTGGGCCAATTCTGCGACGTACGGATCACCGACGCCACACCCAACACGCTGATCGGCACACCCGCCTGTTAG
- a CDS encoding YHS domain-containing protein, with product MKRRMLGLATIGVFGALVMAGRGEAQCGGMHSGSHASHQATATAPDKTKDYPIDYCIVSGEKLGEMGDPVRYEYKGRTVYFCCKGCIKKFEADPAKYMAMLDAAAKPKSLDWCIVTGDKLGEMGKPVPYKYKDRELTFCCKSCIKEFEKDPTMYLARLDSALAGQITPPSDSVTTEPGHHHGDKD from the coding sequence ATGAAACGGCGGATGTTGGGGCTCGCGACGATCGGCGTGTTTGGAGCGTTGGTCATGGCCGGACGCGGGGAGGCGCAGTGCGGCGGCATGCACTCCGGAAGCCACGCCTCCCATCAGGCGACGGCGACCGCGCCGGACAAGACCAAGGACTATCCCATCGACTACTGCATTGTCTCCGGCGAGAAGCTGGGAGAGATGGGCGATCCGGTGCGGTACGAGTACAAGGGGCGGACGGTGTATTTCTGCTGCAAGGGATGCATCAAGAAATTCGAGGCCGATCCGGCCAAGTACATGGCCATGCTCGATGCCGCCGCGAAGCCGAAATCGCTGGACTGGTGCATCGTGACCGGGGACAAACTCGGCGAGATGGGCAAGCCCGTGCCCTACAAGTACAAAGACCGCGAGCTGACCTTCTGTTGCAAGAGCTGTATCAAGGAGTTTGAGAAGGACCCCACGATGTACCTCGCGCGCCTCGATTCGGCGTTGGCGGGCCAGATCACACCGCCCTCCGATTCCGTGACGACCGAACCGGGCCATCACCACGGCGACAAGGATTAG
- a CDS encoding tetratricopeptide repeat protein, with product MTKRRRGCALMVIATVAIIALSVNPATACETCTRAREALFADPPKLAQGLGMIHMPVTTDNKEAQCYFDQGVAYLYAFNHDEAARNFRQAAALDPNLAMAHWGVAYALGPNYNLPADSTHLALCWEAIQKALALKQHASPREQAYIDAMAKRYAADVAAPRPPLDSAYYRAMRDLMQAYPDDLHAAVMFVESGMNLRPWKLWRNDGTPEPGTLELVATLERVLQRDPGHTGANHYYIHCVEASTDPERALSACMRLDTLASNAGHLIHMPAHIYSRTGDYARSAKSNADGAAIDEKYLATAPKGNMYGLMYYHHNVHFLSVAQQMEGKYEASLANALKLERSVSEFIKDVPLLEGVYMTSLLCYVRFNRWSEILALPKPDPSLKTITALWHYARATALVESARLKDAQKEFKAYRAAAAAVPPENLIGFWNSAQYVFTITDDVLTARLLDAGGKTDSAVVLLQRAVIAEDNLAYDEPEGWYIPVRETLGAYLLKLGRAAEAEQVFRDELQKHKRSGRALFGLREALKAQGDTENAQLVDLQFQAAWRNADTQLRLEDL from the coding sequence ATGACGAAGCGACGACGGGGATGCGCGTTGATGGTGATCGCCACCGTTGCCATCATCGCGCTCTCGGTGAATCCCGCCACGGCCTGCGAGACCTGCACACGCGCCCGTGAGGCGCTCTTCGCCGATCCGCCGAAACTGGCGCAGGGACTCGGCATGATCCACATGCCGGTGACCACCGACAACAAGGAGGCGCAGTGTTACTTCGATCAGGGAGTGGCCTATCTGTACGCCTTCAACCACGATGAGGCGGCGCGCAACTTCCGTCAGGCGGCGGCGCTCGACCCGAATCTGGCGATGGCGCACTGGGGCGTGGCCTATGCCCTCGGCCCCAATTACAATCTGCCGGCCGACTCGACCCACCTGGCCCTCTGCTGGGAGGCGATCCAGAAGGCGCTGGCGCTCAAACAGCATGCTTCCCCGCGCGAGCAGGCCTACATCGATGCGATGGCCAAACGCTATGCCGCCGATGTGGCCGCCCCGCGCCCGCCGCTCGATTCGGCTTACTACCGGGCGATGCGCGATCTGATGCAGGCCTACCCCGATGACCTCCATGCCGCCGTCATGTTCGTCGAGTCGGGCATGAACCTGCGGCCGTGGAAACTCTGGAGAAACGACGGCACCCCCGAGCCGGGCACGCTCGAACTGGTGGCGACGCTCGAGCGGGTCCTCCAGCGCGACCCCGGACACACCGGCGCCAATCACTACTACATCCACTGTGTTGAGGCGTCAACCGATCCCGAGCGCGCCCTGAGCGCCTGCATGCGGCTGGACACCTTGGCCTCCAACGCCGGACACCTGATCCATATGCCGGCGCACATCTATTCCCGCACCGGCGACTACGCCCGGAGCGCCAAGAGCAACGCCGACGGCGCCGCCATCGACGAGAAATACCTCGCCACCGCGCCCAAGGGGAACATGTACGGCCTCATGTACTACCACCACAACGTGCATTTCCTCTCGGTGGCCCAGCAGATGGAGGGCAAGTACGAGGCCTCTTTGGCCAACGCCCTGAAGCTCGAGAGAAGCGTCAGCGAGTTCATCAAGGACGTGCCGCTGCTGGAAGGCGTGTACATGACCTCGCTTTTGTGCTATGTGCGCTTCAACCGCTGGAGCGAAATCCTGGCGTTGCCCAAGCCCGATCCGTCGCTGAAGACCATCACCGCGCTCTGGCACTACGCCCGCGCAACCGCCCTGGTCGAAAGCGCGCGACTCAAGGACGCCCAGAAGGAATTCAAGGCCTACCGCGCCGCGGCGGCGGCGGTGCCGCCGGAAAACCTCATCGGTTTCTGGAACAGCGCCCAGTATGTCTTTACGATCACCGATGATGTCCTCACCGCCCGGCTCCTGGACGCCGGGGGCAAGACCGACTCGGCGGTCGTCCTGCTCCAACGGGCCGTCATCGCCGAAGACAATCTGGCCTACGACGAGCCCGAAGGATGGTATATTCCCGTGCGCGAGACGCTCGGCGCCTACCTGCTGAAACTGGGGCGGGCGGCGGAGGCCGAGCAGGTCTTTCGCGATGAGTTGCAGAAGCACAAGCGCAGCGGCCGCGCTCTCTTCGGTCTGCGCGAGGCGCTCAAGGCCCAGGGCGACACGGAAAACGCCCAGCTCGTCGACCTGCAGTTCCAGGCCGCCTGGCGCAACGCCGACACCCAACTGCGCCTGGAAGATCTGTAA
- a CDS encoding MiaB/RimO family radical SAM methylthiotransferase: AGASPSRMNSSEGAAAEPLPRTWGEGPWVVVNRRVEADALEYPLVGYYPHQTRANIKIQDGCDFCCAFCILPRIRGQARSRRLGDIIAEGHELVRRGHKELVVTGVNVGTYRFEEYTIADVAWRLSAIPGVERVRISSIEPSTVSDGLLDWMATSDKACRHLHLPLQSGDDQVLARMKRVYTAADYARFVERVKARIPDLGLGADIMVGFPGENDVHFENSRRFVAEMPFSYLHIFSYSDRPRTAANSYHDKCRPGTIRERSAAMHELAGEKKRAFFREHLGQTVDVLFETVDADGLRKGFSGNYLRVGLPPNQAVENQLLSVRVTELADDHCLGAVCPTN, translated from the coding sequence GGCGGGAGCCTCGCCCTCCCGGATGAATTCGAGTGAGGGCGCGGCTGCCGAGCCGCTCCCACGCACTTGGGGCGAGGGGCCCTGGGTCGTGGTCAATCGGCGAGTGGAGGCGGATGCGCTTGAGTATCCGCTGGTCGGGTACTATCCGCATCAAACTCGTGCCAACATCAAGATTCAGGATGGTTGCGACTTTTGCTGCGCCTTCTGCATTCTGCCGCGCATCCGCGGGCAGGCGCGCTCGCGCCGTCTCGGCGACATCATCGCCGAAGGCCACGAACTGGTCCGTCGCGGCCACAAGGAGCTGGTGGTCACCGGGGTCAACGTCGGCACCTACCGCTTCGAGGAGTACACCATCGCCGACGTTGCCTGGCGGCTGTCGGCGATTCCCGGCGTGGAACGGGTCCGCATTTCTTCCATCGAGCCATCAACAGTCAGCGATGGGTTGCTCGATTGGATGGCCACCAGCGACAAGGCCTGCCGTCACCTGCACCTGCCGTTGCAATCTGGCGACGACCAGGTGTTGGCGCGCATGAAGCGGGTTTATACCGCCGCCGACTACGCCCGCTTCGTTGAGCGGGTCAAAGCCCGCATTCCCGACCTCGGCCTCGGCGCCGATATCATGGTCGGCTTTCCCGGCGAAAACGACGTCCACTTTGAAAACTCGCGCCGCTTTGTCGCAGAGATGCCGTTCTCGTACCTGCACATCTTCTCGTATTCCGACCGGCCTCGGACCGCCGCCAACTCGTACCACGACAAGTGCCGCCCCGGGACGATCCGTGAGCGCTCGGCGGCCATGCACGAGTTGGCGGGGGAGAAGAAGCGGGCGTTCTTCCGGGAGCACCTCGGGCAGACAGTGGATGTGCTCTTTGAGACCGTCGACGCCGACGGTCTCCGCAAGGGCTTCTCCGGCAATTACCTGCGGGTCGGGTTGCCACCCAACCAGGCCGTGGAAAACCAGTTGCTTTCCGTCCGCGTGACCGAACTGGCCGATGACCACTGCCTCGGCGCCGTTTGCCCCACGAATTGA
- a CDS encoding heme-binding domain-containing protein, with protein MQKMNRTQRIATALGVVVFLAALAVSDNEAQDTQEGGRTAEIEAAYRQIAVGYEALKPIFREGCFDCHSDQTDFPWYHSLPVIGRWMDKHVAEAREELDFSQGFPFAGRRRQPDQLLKIKREIESGAMPLRSYRLMHWGAAPNDAEKDSIFTWIDNSLRLLAKRGQFPFNKRENVPEEK; from the coding sequence ATGCAGAAGATGAACCGAACCCAACGGATTGCGACGGCGCTGGGAGTGGTCGTTTTTCTCGCGGCCCTGGCCGTCAGCGACAACGAAGCGCAAGACACTCAGGAAGGCGGACGAACCGCGGAGATTGAAGCGGCCTACCGCCAGATTGCCGTCGGGTATGAGGCCCTGAAACCGATCTTCCGCGAGGGGTGCTTTGACTGCCACAGCGACCAGACCGACTTCCCCTGGTACCATTCGCTGCCGGTTATCGGCCGCTGGATGGACAAGCATGTGGCCGAGGCGCGTGAGGAGCTCGACTTCAGCCAGGGCTTTCCGTTTGCCGGCCGGCGCCGCCAGCCGGACCAGTTGCTGAAGATCAAGCGCGAGATCGAATCGGGGGCGATGCCTTTGCGTTCCTACCGCCTCATGCACTGGGGCGCGGCGCCCAACGACGCGGAGAAGGACTCGATCTTCACCTGGATCGACAACAGTCTGCGCCTGCTGGCCAAGCGCGGGCAGTTTCCGTTCAATAAGCGGGAGAATGTGCCGGAGGAGAAGTGA